The Pricia mediterranea genome includes a window with the following:
- a CDS encoding TonB-dependent receptor, with protein sequence MKLTFFLTIISLFQIQANTYSQNKRISLDMPDVTIEEVIQQIESLSDFKFLLNRNDVDVDRMVSIKVEKEKITTVLSELFTGTNVVYEVLKKQIILRKDPEKSTPVMISKISGPDKVTTQFQVSGTVTDTNGTPLPGANILEKGTINGVQTDFDGNFSIELSDENATLVISYIGFAEREVAVNGQTTLNVQLEESAQGLDEVVVVGYGTTEREMLSTAVSTVETENIAERPIADVSSSLQGLSPGLNVTQSTGKVGEEPRINIRGFTSINGGQPLILIDGIEGSLSNLNPNDVESISVLKDAGAAAIYGARGSFGVVLVTTKNAKQGNVQVNVGVTTAISSPTNNTDFVTDPYQAVSIVDEAFRNNSGASYTGYTEEDMAELLKVSQNPSLARVIVDQRNGRDQYVHYGHTDWWNYFFRKSYPSQIYNASVSGGSEKIKANFSYRNYRSTGILKVQDDTYKKYNLRGKLDIEATDWMTFSNNMQYNSSEDIEHGGSQYGSYGRPWGSLIWVHALPSYVPVNPNGGALWRTELNNYTIGDGVYAGLLQGTSKQVTNADEFSNIASVEIRPFASTTINMNYAVRRNNFNRFQRSTRIPYSIYPEEIGLLGNDYLNEYRTESSYDALNIYGEYKGSFDDHSVKVTAGFNQETFLTKSIEASKQNLISNDLNSLGLATDNPEAGGSASEWALQGLFYRLSYDFKDKYLLELNGRYDATSRFPSDYRWGFFPSISAGWLVNREGFLKNLSESVNLLKLRASYGSLGNQNIDDYAYFPTLPNGTYNYPMNGTRLNYIESPGLNPSEITWEKVSTLNFGTDIALFDNRLTANFDWFQRDTKGMLAPGASLPSVLGTVSPLENAADLRARGFELSLGYQDSFDLGDDPFSFSITGNLSNSITKITRFENPNKSLIDFYEGMTIGELWGYRIEGLFQSEQEIANHADQSFVSNRISSGGGLKPGDVKYIDLNGDSFIGEGENTANDPGDREIIGNSAPQYLYSFVLDAKWKGFDISGFFQGVGKQDWYPNNDSRFFWAQYNRPYNSYIRKDLVNNMWSPENPDAYFPRNYGYIAIGGSLEKINDRYLQSVAYLRLKNLTLGYTLPEGIISQSPTTRLRVYLSGENLFTFSPLTDYIDPEAASSSVNLNSPSASSNRSTAQVNPFSKTYSLGLTFQF encoded by the coding sequence AAGTTTTTGTTGAATAGAAACGACGTTGATGTGGATAGGATGGTATCCATAAAAGTTGAAAAGGAAAAAATCACTACTGTCTTATCGGAGCTATTTACTGGTACCAATGTTGTTTACGAAGTATTGAAAAAGCAGATAATTCTAAGAAAGGACCCTGAAAAATCAACACCAGTTATGATTTCAAAAATTTCGGGACCTGATAAAGTGACAACACAGTTTCAAGTTTCGGGTACCGTCACCGATACGAATGGCACCCCTCTTCCTGGAGCGAACATTTTAGAAAAAGGTACAATCAATGGCGTACAAACCGATTTTGACGGCAACTTCTCCATTGAACTTTCCGACGAAAATGCAACTTTGGTCATCTCTTATATCGGTTTTGCCGAAAGGGAGGTAGCTGTCAATGGGCAGACAACCCTTAATGTGCAGTTGGAGGAAAGTGCGCAAGGGTTGGACGAGGTTGTTGTTGTCGGGTACGGAACAACGGAAAGAGAGATGCTTTCAACGGCGGTCAGTACGGTCGAAACCGAAAATATTGCAGAACGGCCCATAGCTGACGTTTCTTCCAGTTTGCAAGGCCTTAGCCCCGGTCTGAACGTCACTCAGTCCACTGGTAAGGTAGGGGAAGAACCGAGAATCAATATTCGGGGCTTTACTTCCATCAACGGGGGGCAACCATTAATATTGATCGATGGTATCGAAGGAAGTCTGAGCAATTTGAATCCAAACGACGTAGAGTCAATAAGTGTGCTAAAGGATGCTGGGGCTGCCGCAATTTATGGCGCCAGGGGCTCTTTTGGAGTAGTATTGGTTACCACAAAAAACGCCAAGCAGGGCAATGTTCAAGTGAACGTAGGGGTCACTACAGCTATCAGTTCGCCGACGAATAATACCGACTTCGTTACGGACCCTTACCAGGCCGTATCCATAGTTGATGAAGCCTTTAGGAATAATAGCGGGGCGTCTTATACCGGATATACGGAAGAGGATATGGCAGAACTTTTAAAGGTCTCTCAAAATCCGTCACTGGCTAGGGTAATCGTAGATCAAAGAAATGGACGTGATCAGTATGTGCACTACGGACATACGGACTGGTGGAATTACTTTTTTAGAAAAAGCTATCCATCCCAAATTTATAATGCTTCGGTTTCCGGTGGTTCCGAAAAGATAAAGGCGAACTTTTCGTATAGAAATTACAGGTCGACAGGTATTCTTAAAGTTCAGGATGATACCTACAAGAAATATAATCTAAGGGGCAAATTGGATATCGAAGCTACCGATTGGATGACCTTTTCGAACAATATGCAATACAACAGTTCCGAGGATATTGAACATGGAGGAAGCCAATACGGAAGCTATGGAAGACCTTGGGGCAGCCTGATCTGGGTACATGCCTTACCGTCGTATGTTCCGGTAAACCCTAATGGTGGCGCGCTTTGGCGTACTGAATTGAACAATTACACGATAGGGGACGGCGTGTACGCGGGATTGTTGCAGGGCACTTCAAAACAAGTAACGAATGCGGATGAATTTTCGAACATTGCCTCTGTCGAAATAAGGCCATTTGCGTCTACGACTATCAATATGAATTATGCCGTTCGTAGAAACAACTTTAATCGATTCCAGCGGTCCACGCGAATCCCGTATTCCATATATCCCGAAGAGATAGGACTCCTAGGCAACGATTATTTGAACGAATACCGAACCGAAAGCAGTTATGATGCGTTGAATATTTATGGGGAGTACAAAGGCTCTTTTGATGATCATAGCGTTAAGGTAACCGCCGGTTTTAACCAAGAGACATTCTTGACAAAAAGTATCGAAGCTAGCAAACAGAACCTGATTTCTAATGATCTGAATTCTTTAGGCTTGGCTACGGATAACCCTGAGGCGGGCGGAAGTGCTTCCGAATGGGCCCTGCAAGGTTTGTTCTATCGACTGTCCTACGATTTCAAGGATAAATATCTTTTGGAATTGAATGGAAGATATGATGCTACCTCGCGATTTCCTTCCGACTACCGTTGGGGATTTTTTCCATCGATTTCCGCAGGATGGTTAGTTAACAGGGAAGGATTTTTGAAAAATTTATCCGAAAGCGTTAATCTTTTAAAACTAAGGGCATCCTACGGTTCTCTAGGGAATCAAAATATTGATGATTACGCCTATTTTCCCACCTTACCGAACGGTACCTATAATTATCCAATGAACGGTACCCGCTTGAACTACATCGAGTCGCCCGGTTTAAATCCTTCTGAAATTACCTGGGAAAAGGTCAGTACCCTGAACTTTGGAACCGATATTGCTTTGTTCGATAATCGATTGACCGCCAATTTTGATTGGTTCCAGCGTGATACCAAGGGGATGTTGGCCCCGGGAGCAAGTCTCCCAAGTGTACTGGGAACGGTATCCCCCCTAGAGAACGCGGCGGACTTAAGGGCTCGGGGTTTTGAGCTTTCTTTGGGCTATCAAGATTCTTTTGATTTGGGCGATGACCCTTTTTCTTTCTCCATCACTGGTAATTTATCGAATTCCATTACCAAAATAACCCGTTTCGAGAATCCGAATAAGAGTTTGATCGATTTCTATGAAGGGATGACGATAGGCGAACTTTGGGGCTATCGGATCGAAGGCCTATTCCAATCCGAACAGGAAATTGCCAATCATGCGGATCAGAGTTTTGTTTCCAATCGCATCTCATCGGGAGGAGGTCTTAAGCCTGGGGACGTGAAGTATATAGACCTGAACGGCGACAGTTTCATCGGTGAGGGCGAAAATACTGCCAACGACCCTGGAGACAGGGAAATTATTGGAAATTCGGCGCCGCAATACCTTTACAGTTTTGTACTGGATGCCAAATGGAAAGGTTTTGATATTTCTGGTTTCTTTCAGGGAGTAGGCAAACAGGATTGGTATCCGAACAACGACTCCCGCTTTTTTTGGGCCCAATACAATCGACCTTACAACTCTTACATCAGAAAAGACCTTGTCAACAACATGTGGTCACCTGAAAATCCGGATGCCTACTTTCCCAGAAATTACGGATACATTGCCATTGGAGGTTCACTGGAAAAAATTAACGACCGGTATTTGCAATCCGTGGCATATTTGCGCCTAAAGAACTTGACCTTGGGGTATACGCTACCCGAAGGGATCATTTCACAATCCCCTACGACAAGGCTCAGAGTTTATCTCAGCGGGGAAAATTTGTTCACCTTTTCGCCTTTAACCGATTATATCGACCCAGAAGCGGCCAGTTCGTCGGTGAATCTCAATAGTCCTTCTGCATCATCCAATAGGAGCACGGCACAAGTGAATCCGTTTTCAAAAACCTATTCCTTGGGATTAACCTTTCAATTTTAA